The Oryza glaberrima chromosome 9, OglaRS2, whole genome shotgun sequence genome includes a window with the following:
- the LOC127784858 gene encoding vacuolar iron transporter 2: MVKEFVQDEEKQRLLLDEHTEKHFTAGEVVRDIIIGVSDGLTVPFALAAGLSGANAPSALVLTAGLAEVAAGAISMGLGGYLAAKSDADHYHRELQREQEEIDTVPDTEAAEIADILSQYGLGPEEYGPVVNSLRSNPKAWLEFMMKFELGLEKPEPRRALMSAGTIALAYVVGGLVPLLPYMFVPTADRAMATSVVVTLAALLFFGYVKGRFTGNRPFISAFQTAVIGALASAAAFGMAKAVQSI, translated from the exons ATGGTGAAGGAGTTCGTGCAGGACGAGGAGAAGCAGCGGCTGCTGCTGGACGAGCACACCGAGAAGCacttcaccgccggcgaggtggtccGCGACATCATCATCGGCGTCTCCGACGGCCTCACCGTGCCgttcgccctcgccgccggcctgtcCGGCGCCAACGCCCCCTCCGCCCTCGTCCtcaccgccggcctcgccgaggtcgccgccggcgccatctcCATGGGCCTCGGAGG GTATCTGGCGGCGAAGAGCGACGCCGACCACTACCACCGCGAGCTGCAGAGGGAGCAGGAGGAGATCGACACCGTGCCGGACacag AGGCCGCGGAGATCGCGGACATACTGTCGCAGTATGGGCTGGGCCCAGAGGAGTATGGGCCCGTTGTTAACTCCCTCCGCAGCAACCCCAAGGCCTGGCTCGAATTCATGATGAA GTTTGAGTTGGGACTGGAGAAGCCGGAGCCAAGGAGGGCGCTGATGAGCGCGGGAACGATCGCGCTGGCTTATGTGGTGGGTGGGCTGGTGCCACTCCTACCCTACATGTTTGTGCCGACAGCCGACCGAGCCATGGCCACCTCGGTCGTCGTCACGCTCGCCGCACTTCTCTTCTTCGGCTATGTTAAGGGCCGGTTTACTGGCAACCGGCCCTTCATCAGCGCCTTCCAGACCGCCGTTATCGGCGCTctcgcctccgctgccgcctTTGGCATGGCCAAGGCCGTGCAGTCCATCTAA